Proteins encoded together in one Pseudomonadota bacterium window:
- a CDS encoding AtpZ/AtpI family protein, which yields MSDDKPPPSLEELDSRLKKIQGERQRPEGLGMPPTRTGQSLHLGIEMAATLMVGAGIGWFLDRWLGTTPWLLIIFMFLGIGAGLSNAFRLARRYTAEVTRREQDTGGKPPRKDE from the coding sequence ATGAGCGATGACAAACCACCGCCTTCGCTTGAAGAACTCGATTCGCGTCTCAAGAAAATCCAGGGAGAGCGGCAGCGTCCAGAAGGGTTGGGTATGCCGCCAACCCGGACGGGACAGTCCCTGCATCTTGGAATCGAAATGGCGGCGACGTTGATGGTTGGGGCCGGCATTGGCTGGTTTCTCGATCGTTGGCTAGGTACGACACCATGGCTGTTGATCATATTCATGTTTCTGGGTATTGGAGCGGGATTGAGCAACGCCTTTAGATTGGCGAGAAGATACACCGCGGAAGTGACGCGGCGCGAACAAGACACTGGCGGCAAGCCGCCACGAAAAGACGAATAG